AGATCCCAGCTTGTGATCGCAAGACGCAATCTTCAGAAGTCGTCGATCGTTTCGCCTTTCGACGCCATTGTCGTTTCCGAAACAGTTGCGCCGGGCACCTTCGTCTCACCGGGCCAACCGCTCGCCCGGCTGATCAGCGCAGGCGAGGGCGAGATACAGGCCGGCCTGCCTGCCAAGGATGTCCGGGCTGTGCGCAGTGCACTGGCGGTGCGCGGTGACACTCAGCTGCCCGTAAGGGCTGTGCCAAACGCCACTTCACTCAGTGCGACAGATATTGATGGCTATCTCGCTGAATTTTCGCCTGAAATTGATCAGCAATCGCGCACGGCAACGGTCATCGCCGTCTTCCCGGACGCCTTCGCGCCAGAGAACCAGGGCGACATCTTTGCAGGCGACTATATGGACCTCCTGATCGAAGGACGCTCCGATACGCCGATGTGGCGTGTGCCAGACGGGGCGGTCCGTCAGGATGCGTTTGTGTGGGTCGTCGGCACCAATGAACAGATCCGCCGCGTCAATGTCGAAACGGTTGATCGTGATGAGGACGGTGTGCTGATCCGCGCGCCGGGACTGTCTGCCGGCGACAGTCTGATGCTTACAGTTCTGGCAGAAGAAATCGACGGGATGCGGGTGCACCTGCAGGAGACCCAGTCTTGATCCGGATGATCGAGGGCGTCCTTGCCAACCGGGTGGCGGCAAACCTCCTGATGGTCTTCCTCGTCATATCGGGACTGGCCTCTCTGTCTGCCCTGAATGTACGCGTTTTTCCGCCGATTGAGACCTATACGATTTCCGTCACCGTCCCTTACCCGGGCGCGACGCCTGAGGACGTAGAGACTTCCATTGTTCGCCCCATTGAAGAGCGGCTGGAAGGACTTGAGGGGATCGACAAGATCACCAGTCTCGCCGCCTCCGGCGTTGGCAATGTCGTCGTCGATATTCCCGAAAGCGAAGACATCTCCGAGATGCTCGACGAGGTGAAGAACGAGATCGGCCGGATCACTGTTTTCCCTCAGGCGGCAGAGGCCCCGCAGATTTCAGAGGTCGAGGCTGACGAGCTGGTCGCCCAGATCATTCTTCATGGCGATACAGATCGGCAGACACTGAAACAGGCCGCCGACCGTGTGAGAAGAGAACTCGCAGCCAAGGACGGCCTTTCGCTGGTCGAGATCGGCGGCGTTGCTGACTATCTGATCGAAATCGCCGTTTCCGAAGAAGAGCTGCGTGCGCGCAATCTCAGCCTCACATCGATTGCGCAGGTGATATCCCAGCAGAGTCTCGATCTGTCCGCAGGCGAGATCGAGAATGACCGCCAGCTTCTTCGTGTGCGCGCCGTCGGAGAACGCAGAACTGGCGCTGAGTTCGAGAACATCGTGGTTGGCGCAGGCCGCAATGGCGCGCCAATCTATCTCGAGGATATCGCAGCCATCCATGACGGACTTTCTGATGATCCGGTAGAGGCCAATTATGCAGGCGACCCGGCGGTCACGGTGTCCGTTTTCAGGGTCGGGCGGGAAAAGACGCTCGATAATGCGCAGATTGTCCGTGAGTATCTCGACACTGAGATCGACGCGGCGTTGCCGGGGAATGTCGAGTATGTGCTCTGGCGCGACGAGGCGGTAAACCTTCGCTCGCGCATCGATCTTCTCGTCCGCAACGCCGTGCTGGGTTTGGTGCTGGTGACGCTGCTGCTCTTACTCTTCCTCGACATCAGGATCGCTTTCTGGGTTGCGCTGGGGGTGGGTGTCAGCTTTGTCGGCGCTTTCTTCCCGATGCTCATCTTTGGCATCACCATCAACCAACTCTCGCTGTTCGGCTTCATCCTGGCCATCGGCATTATCGTCGATGACGCTATCGTGGTGGGGGAGAACATCCACGCCAACTGGCGTGCCGGGGCAGGGCAGATGGAGGCTGCGCGTCTCGGTGTGACGCGCGTGGCGCGGCCCGTCCTCTTCTCGGTTTCGACTACGATGACAGCTTTCGTGCCGATCCTTCTCGTACCGGGCCTGTTCGGACAGTTTCTGGGTCAGGTCTCAGCCGTCGTGATCGTGCTGCTCTTTTTGTCGCTGGTCGAAAGCCTCTTCGTGCTGCCGCGGCATCTCTCTCATCTCAGCGATGAGCCTCCCGGACGATATTCGCCCCGCCGCTTTGCCGACCCGGTGCGCGACCGTGTTGCCGGTGCGCTGCGCAAATTCTCTGCAGGGCCGCTGAAGAAAGCGATGCAGTTTGTTGTCCTGCGCCCGGTCATGGTCCTACTGATGGGTTTTGGCATCCTCTTCGCCACGCAGGCGCTGACGGCCAGCGGCTATGTCAAATTCATCTTCTTCCCAGCAGTAGAGGGCGACTACGTCACTGCGGAACTGGAGCTTGCTGAAGGCAGCTCGGAAGATCAGACGCGCCGGTTTGCGATGCAGATCGAACAGGCCGCCACGCTCGCGATCGAAGATGTAACCAGCCGCGACGACGGCCTCGTGGGTGTGCTGTGGCAGATCGCCGAACCACTCGGCGGTAACGAAGCCAACGCCACAGGCGGCGGCGCCGGCGCCATCTCGGGTAACCGCGCTTTCGTCGTCGCCCAGCTTCAGGAGTCGAGCAGCCGCGATTTTGCCGCGCGTGACTTTGAGCGCGCCTGGCGCGAACAGGTTGGCCGCATCCCCGGCGCAGAAAAGCTCACCTTCACCTCTGACCTCGTCAGTCCCGGCGCGCCTATCCAGCTACAGATATCTGCGCGCACAGACGAGGAAACACGCGAAGCCGTGCTGGAACTTCGACGCGCACTCGAAAGCCGCCCCGGCGTCTATGACGTTCGTGACGACCGCTTCCGGACAACTGAAGAAGTCCAGATCCAGCTGAAACCGCTCGCGCGCAATTACGGCCTCACGCAGAGCGATCTGGCCCGGGAGGTTCGTGCGGCCTTCTTTGGCGCAGAAGCCGTCCGCATCCAGCGCGACCGCGAGGAAATTCCCGTCCGCGTCCGCCTGCCGGAAGGTGAGCGGGCTTCGCTCGAGACGCTGAAGCGCCTGCGCGTGAAAGTGGGTGAAGGCTATATCCCTATGGAGGCGCTTGCCGACCTTACCATCGCGCCCGCACCGGCAGCCATCAACCGCGTGAACGGGCGGCGTATCTATTCGCTCAACGCCTTCGTCGATGAGGACATCACCACGGCTGACACCGTCTCGGCCTATATGTTCGAACAGGCCCTGCCGGAGCTTCAGCAGGACTATGAAGACCTCACCATGCAGGTTTCCGGCGATCAGGAGGATCAGGCCGAAGCCCAGCCTGTGCTCGCACGGAACTTCATGCTGGCACTTATCGTGATCTACAGCCTGCTGGCGCTCAACTTTCGCTCATACAGCCAGCCGCTCGTCATCATGGGCGCCATCCCGTTCGGCTATGTGGGCGCACTGATCGGACATGGCCTGCTCGGCGCGGACCTGACGCTTCTGTCTTTCTTCGGGATCATTGGCCTCTCGGGCGTCATCATCAACGCGTCGCTGATGGTGACTGACTTCCTCAATGAGCGGCTTGAGAATGGTGAAGAGCCTGTGGAAGCGGTCGTGTCGGCCATGCTCGACCGCTTCAGGGCGATCCTGCTGACGACGCTCACGACCTTCCTTGGTGTGACGCCAATCATCCTCGAGACGAGCATTCAGGCCCAGTTCCTGATCCCGACAGCCATCTCGCTTGGCTTTGGTATCCTGATCGGGACCTTCCTTCTCATCTTCATATTGCCAGCCCTGCTGACCATCCATCTGCGCATCTTCGGCGTGCCAGACAGCCGTGTCGAAAATGAAAACGGGCACAGCGATAAAGCTGCGCCCGCATCCTGAGTTAAATTTTGAAAGCTAGCTGCCGAAGCCGTCGCCAACGCCGAAGTCGCGGCGGG
This genomic interval from Thalassovita mediterranea contains the following:
- a CDS encoding efflux RND transporter permease subunit → MIRMIEGVLANRVAANLLMVFLVISGLASLSALNVRVFPPIETYTISVTVPYPGATPEDVETSIVRPIEERLEGLEGIDKITSLAASGVGNVVVDIPESEDISEMLDEVKNEIGRITVFPQAAEAPQISEVEADELVAQIILHGDTDRQTLKQAADRVRRELAAKDGLSLVEIGGVADYLIEIAVSEEELRARNLSLTSIAQVISQQSLDLSAGEIENDRQLLRVRAVGERRTGAEFENIVVGAGRNGAPIYLEDIAAIHDGLSDDPVEANYAGDPAVTVSVFRVGREKTLDNAQIVREYLDTEIDAALPGNVEYVLWRDEAVNLRSRIDLLVRNAVLGLVLVTLLLLLFLDIRIAFWVALGVGVSFVGAFFPMLIFGITINQLSLFGFILAIGIIVDDAIVVGENIHANWRAGAGQMEAARLGVTRVARPVLFSVSTTMTAFVPILLVPGLFGQFLGQVSAVVIVLLFLSLVESLFVLPRHLSHLSDEPPGRYSPRRFADPVRDRVAGALRKFSAGPLKKAMQFVVLRPVMVLLMGFGILFATQALTASGYVKFIFFPAVEGDYVTAELELAEGSSEDQTRRFAMQIEQAATLAIEDVTSRDDGLVGVLWQIAEPLGGNEANATGGGAGAISGNRAFVVAQLQESSSRDFAARDFERAWREQVGRIPGAEKLTFTSDLVSPGAPIQLQISARTDEETREAVLELRRALESRPGVYDVRDDRFRTTEEVQIQLKPLARNYGLTQSDLAREVRAAFFGAEAVRIQRDREEIPVRVRLPEGERASLETLKRLRVKVGEGYIPMEALADLTIAPAPAAINRVNGRRIYSLNAFVDEDITTADTVSAYMFEQALPELQQDYEDLTMQVSGDQEDQAEAQPVLARNFMLALIVIYSLLALNFRSYSQPLVIMGAIPFGYVGALIGHGLLGADLTLLSFFGIIGLSGVIINASLMVTDFLNERLENGEEPVEAVVSAMLDRFRAILLTTLTTFLGVTPIILETSIQAQFLIPTAISLGFGILIGTFLLIFILPALLTIHLRIFGVPDSRVENENGHSDKAAPAS
- a CDS encoding efflux RND transporter periplasmic adaptor subunit, with the protein product MSEDYRSQESEKKPSWIWWLAGLGVLGLGILIMMLAGAGSGPEEGAVAQEDSIPYVETVRPEQAGSTFMVRAPGRIQPRERLDLVGEVSGKVTNVNPDLQAGGRIGRGETILQIDDGDLRANLERAQAQLATAEARLSQAEAERDRQINLADIGASPEKAAEQAIAAYEDAEAGVRQARSQLVIARRNLQKSSIVSPFDAIVVSETVAPGTFVSPGQPLARLISAGEGEIQAGLPAKDVRAVRSALAVRGDTQLPVRAVPNATSLSATDIDGYLAEFSPEIDQQSRTATVIAVFPDAFAPENQGDIFAGDYMDLLIEGRSDTPMWRVPDGAVRQDAFVWVVGTNEQIRRVNVETVDRDEDGVLIRAPGLSAGDSLMLTVLAEEIDGMRVHLQETQS